The Hypomesus transpacificus isolate Combined female chromosome 12, fHypTra1, whole genome shotgun sequence genome segment CTGCGGGTCTCGTCGGTAGGAGCCTGGACGGCAACGGGCTTCTCAGGCGGGACACTGGTCGCGTGTCCGGGAGGAGATGTGGACTGGGGGGGGACTGGGGCCCCGGCACTTTGGAGAACTGGTTTAGGGGTCACACTGGGAGGGGTCACACTGGGAGGTGACGGGGGCTTCTCTGTCGTCTCTTCCATCGTGGCTCCTGGTGGAGAGTCCTGTCTCACATCCTCCCAGGATATGGAAGCATCCTGCTGGGATATACCAGTGAGTTAAATATGTGTCATCCACATGGTCGTATCGTCATGGTTTAATGAGCCTTTGCATTTCAGCAGCTTGCCTGTGAAACAGGGACACTCTTCATCAGAGTTTGAACTGTCATGGGGATTTGATCTGAAAATGATATTCATGTCATTACTGCCTTGGTGGATGGTAAGGACTCCCAACCAGTGGGGTGGAGCCACAGAAATGTATTTAGTTTCTTGTGGTTTCAATTTTAAAGCCTTTAAAGAGTTAAGAATAAGATAATTTCAATAAGAATATAACGCCCACCGTCAGGCATGTCCGGTTTGGCAGAGTGAGCAAAACTCATCACGTTAGAAATCTTGGAGGATGCTGTCTTCCATTTGGAGAGACCCTGGGGGGAGAAGCACATTCAGTATTATGACCCTTTCACCTGCAGcatgcagacaaacacaaacataaatgCACCCCCCCTTTTTACTTTGCCTGTCTTGTTCATCCTCCAGGTGGCTTCAGATGGAGGTCCTTTCCTCATCACCAGCTTCTCCAGGAACTGGACTTCCTCCTCCGATGACTGACAGGCCTCCATATCTTCATGCAGCTGTAGAATCCTAGGGAGGTTTTTGGCGACGCGTGGAAGACCGATTTATTCTAGCTGCGGTTCGAAACGCTCACACGCACATGCTGATAGAGAGAATGACTTTGTTTCTCTTAAGTCCCCATGATTGCCTTTTCAAACATGACCCATTAAAATGACACTTCGTGGATCCTGGATCCTTATTCGAAGCGCGACCGCAGAAGTGACTCACCTGCTCCTTTTCTCCAGCATCTCCATGATGAGGGGAGGTACTCCAGGCAGGCCGATGGACGTCTTTGTAAAACCAGCGGCGTCTCTTTTCAACAAGGCTCCTACGAAGTCAGTGTATGGCACTGGTATTGGGGTGATCACATTACTGCGGGCAGAGTAAGTGGAGGCAGTGCGTTTTGGCGTGCCGACGCAGCAATGAGGAATCAGTGGAGCAGAGGCAACAAAGAGTCAATTTCAGAAAGATGTCTTGTGTGTCAGGTAAGGTCTCTAAACGAGAATGAGGGACAATCTGTTTGAGCGAGTTTCTCACAAGTGGGAATCTTTGCGATGGTCTGGAGGAAGACAGCGTAGAAAGATGGACCGCTCCACAACCCCCTCCAAGTTCTTCTTTGGGTGAATCAACTACAAGTGTACCAAGTAGAAGAACGGCTCTCAATATAAATCACCCGTATTCTCTTTCGTTCATTTAAATAACTGAATCTCAGTCGCTCTAACCTGATGGGAGTATCCATAACCCAGGCTTCCATAGACCATCACCAAATCCAACTCAAGCTTACATATGCCCTAAACCGTAAGTTCAAAGACACTggtgtacacaaacaaacaaactttttCATGAATGATAAGAATCTTATTTCGATTTTACCTGTCGTTTATGTCTCAGTTCCACCTGCTGAGGCACTGCTGTTTTCTAAGGCGAGAACATCAATCAAGATATGAGTTGTTTGACAAAGGTGCATTCTGGCTCTAAACTTGGAATGAGTTCTGCCTTCAGGGGAGTTGATAGCTGGGTTTCCACCTTCACTCACATTGAGGATATCCACTAGCTTAATGAAGTTCTTGCCTATGAGTTTGGGAATGCGGGTGTCTTGCTCAAAGAAAATCAGCTCCAAATCAAGCTGCTGAACATCACTGGCCCCCGAGGAGTTTTCGATGTCACATGGAATctttccaaccccccccccaaaaaaaagttcATTATGTtgagggtacacacacaggaccgTTGTAGAATGTTGTCTTAATGACAACGCTGGCATCCATTTAAACATTGATTATACACTATCAATGTTTAGGCTATACTGGGACAGGCCATGTGAAAGTAAATGTCAAAGATGATGAATAATCACTTCCACTCAAACACAAGTTAAAGGCCTACAGTACCTTTATGGAGAAGTACTTCCACTCATTGAAGCTGAGGGGGAACGGTGAGTTTTCGGCCTTGGGGTCCTTGTAGAGTTGCAGCATGGTGCACTTCATTGTTAACCCTACACTCAACCTCACAATGCCCCGGGTGCCTTTCTTTATAAAAGTAGCTGAAGACATACCTACcattaagaaaaaaaaatatgttcttGTATCAATAACCataatgttgtttttattccaTATTAATGTTAAGAATGAAGGATACAGCTCTTGAAATCCCAGCAGTGTTTGACATGAATTGTCAAACACCCCGCCTGTGGACCAAATGAGATGCTCTACATGCTATTAATCATTACCTTTTTACTAACAGGGCTAATATCAAATCCAATTTTCATCTCTAAATCCTAGCTAAAGCCTAAACCTCAAAATCACCGGTGCGCAATTGGGAGTCGGGTGTGATTGAACATCCGCAGTTGTGTCGTCGTCATCATCCTCTTCTTTCTCAGTTTGTCTGCTCTTTGTCCAAAGCTGGAAGAGTGGACAATAATTTTGAACAGTATACCTACCTAGTAGGACAGTTTGAACATTTACGTACAGAGATATGATGCGTCTAacgaaaacaaaaaaacattcgtTTTGAACGCTATTAACCTTCGCAAAGCCACGGGTTGCGAGTGAAATATCACGTCCAGATGTTGATAAAGCAAGTGATTTATCGGTGACCGGAGCGATATCCATCACAAAAAAAAACCCCAAATTATTGACCCCCATACATTTTGGTCATGCAGCATCAATAATTTCTACTTTTCTAATGCAAGAACGTTGAACGCGTTAAGTGTTTCAGAGTAGGCTATTTTTGGGAATATATCTAGCAAGTGAAGAAGTTCAAGGTAGcactcaaacaaaaacaattccatTTAATGTGCGAAGCGTTTCTCGCGCACTTGGTCTTTTGATTGTCACGGTTGTTTGTGACACCTGGTGGCCGTGGAAAAACATGACTACGTCCATTTCTCTCTGAGTTCACAACACTAAATATCACTTTCACCAACCACAACACTTAATTATTAAATTGACAAGACTTTAATGATCATATTCCACTTGTATACAAAGCAGTTTGTCTGTACAGACCAGGGAGACATTTAAAACAATTTAGTACCTGGAAAGTGCAAAAAAGTACATTTCAAATACACTGAAATAAAAATCATGCTGTACATCATATTTGTATTATAAATAatcacagatatacacacatcaATTTGGTGACAGTCACAGAAAAAAGCAGCTAAGTTAAGACACAAAATAGTATTTTCTGATTTATTCAATTTTGTTTCAAAGTCCTTAATTCATGGTTCCCATAGAAACTAGAGTATGATTGTGGAATGCTGCAGGTTTGACATCCTGACCGGATACAGAGTTACATAAGGCAAAGGCACTCCATTAGTTTCAGTGGTGGAagttttaaaacattttgacaGTGGTCTTGTCTGACAGACAAACTAGGTTGGACAAACAACGGCTTTTTAAACATCCTTAAAAACCCTCAAGTATGCATTTGAacattccacccccccccaaaaaaaaactaaacaaaaacattttcaaacaatTAAAAGGACACATGTTGGTCAACTGCCAGCTCAAGGGAGATAGTTGAAAACGGGCACTTTAAAAGAGAGGAACAAACCAACCAACAAGCCAAATTAAACAACCCCACTGATCAGCTGTGTGAATCTACACCTGGCTTTGAATCACTGGCGACAAGATGCTGCACTCAATTCTAAAAGACCAGGACCACCTTGCCTTAAATGTTGGTTCATCCAGACATCATAAACAATGACAATGTGATAAAGAATTTGGCATAAAACCcaacacaagcgcacacacacaagtatgcaCTGAAACCTCGCAAGGCCATACGCTGTaggatgtgtgtttattttgtaaTAAAACTAAACTAAATGGTACTCTCAAAAATCAAACTCTGAAATGGTAGGATGTGGCCAATCATGAGTTAGGAGAGAGACACTTGAGAGGTGATAGTCGTATTTGAAGGCAGCTGATAGGTGTGTCCCATGACTGACTGTTTTATCCTCCAATCATATTGTCCCTGTCAGAAACTAGGAAGACTAATGTGTTGGTCAGCCTCATTAAGAGAGGCTGGAATGTACCATTCAGTCACTACTGTATTGCTGTAACACTGACATCTCAGAAAGCCCTTAAAAAAAATCCCCCCACCTGTTTTGGGTAGATGGTCCCAACCATCAGTAGAGTTTGTCAGGAGGTGTACACCACAGAAATATTTGCATGCAGCTACCAAATACACGCAACTGTCCAAACCGACCCACCCTTCTCCATAAATAAAACACAGATTCAAGTACATGTGAAACATTCTAGGATGAATCTATTGAGTTCGACCATAGCCTTGCCCATCCGGGTGACAACACAAATGTAGTGAGTCTACGCGGTCTACGCTGCTTAGCTCGCAGTACGTGACAGTGTCGTGTTCGTGTCAGTGAGCGACGGCCTGTGTGCTGCCCCCTAGTGACGGCAGCAGCACGTCATCTCTGTGTGGGGTCCCACTGCACCAGCGGCTGTCTGCAAACAcacggaggaggggggagcctgCCTGGGGCCGAGTGCTACCGTGAGACATGGCGGGTTTTTACGTGCGCCATGCGTGTTCTCAATCTGCGGCCTCTCCAACGGTGGTTTCCCCATCTCACGATTCGCTAGCCAACAAGACGGGGTGACCGACAGGACGCGGGCTACGAAAGCTACGGTCATCTGGGGCCAAACATGCCGTGTGAATGCAACAGAgctcaccagacacacacacacactggtgacgACAAACCTATATTCACCAGTAACAGAAGTACACACAGAGCAAAaaactaaaaaagaaaaagaaaaaaaaacataaaaacacatggCTAAGAACCCAGAGAGCCCGCTAGTAGGGTTAAGCACAACCCTACTACTGCATACTGCGGCATGTCTCCAGGCTGCACTGGCAGACTGACAGGACTGGAAGGCAAACCaaggaaaaaaaatacaaaataaaaacaaaaaaggccACAATGTGAAACAACAAACACGGAGAGTGCCAcaaaaacacgcacgcacacacataccgcAGGGGGCCAAAACACAtagccccccccgccccccccacctcacggGACATCCTCCTCCAGTAGTTGAGCTTGAGGATCAAGAGAGGCAGGGCTCTGTGAGGGCCTGTGAGGTGAAGGGGGactgcagcatgtgtgtgtgtgtgtgtgttgtgtctctggATAAGGACCTGGCTTCTCAGTGAGAGCCTCTGACCTGGCCAGAGGTGACGGTGATGATGGTAAGGAGGAAGGTGCTAGAAGGACAGGGTTGACCATGAGTGGTagtgtggaggggtgaggagagtgtgtgtgtggacaggttGGGAAGTGAAAGTACAAAAGGGGTAGTGGTGGtgaaggaggcaggaggggggggggggggggtcagaaccTCAGCGCCTGCGCTAGTCGGTTTATCCTCGCCTGCTCCAATACAGCCGCACTAACCCTGACACGcacaaaatcacacacacacatatatacaaacaaacacacacacacacacacttacatgcaAACCTTTCCTATTACCGGCAGACTCCTGCTCTTTGGAAGAGgtcagagaagggaagagaggaggaggttccGGAAACAGTCATCAGTCAATTGAATGAGGCATGACCCAATCTGATTGGGAAGAATGTGGTGAGTGACAGGGCCACTCgggcaggggcggggggaggTAGGAGTATGacagggcgggggtgggggggggtcagttcTGGTTGCGGGTGTGGTACTCGGTCTCCCCTGAGGAGATCTGGGTCAGGCGCTTACTGGAGCCCCACAGCTTACGAGTGATCTGGCCCGAACGcatctgagaggagaggagagcagggagaagtgaggagaggagggagaggagaggaggagaagaggaggaaagggggagggagaggaggaggagggagaggagaaagtgaggagatgagtggatgagagacaaggagagaggagaagtaaagaggtagagaggaggaggagatgcaggaggagaggagagagccaaAGTGTGAAGTCaaaaggaaaaggaagaggaaaaAGGGGAGATGATCGATGAGTGATTGGTTAGTGCTTGATTGAGCTTGTGAGGTGAGTCAATTCCAAATCAAAAGCTCAAAATCGGTTACAAGTGAGTCACTTTCAAACAGAAACGGTGAAATCCAGGGTGCATAAAGCCATTCCGTCGCTGGGCGGGAAACTTGTCCTCATCCTGTAAACTGTACTGGCTGATCCTGGAGCTGCCAAATGTAAGTTTGAGTGTGGGAGGGACCATCAATCCTGGCTGATACATCTTGACTTGGGAGCAAGGAGTTAGATCCTGGTGTTACTTGCATATGGACTGGGACTACGATACGGTAGATATCATGGCTCGGCTTTGCAGAGACGGTCGTTTGTTGGTTATTCACAGCGTCggttacaaacacatacaacatAATCCAGACAGACGATGATTATGGTAATTACACTTGAGGTAAACAACATGGGATAACGCCATCCCCAAGGCAACAGCTATAAATGAGTCAATATGATTAGTGTCCCAGCGGAATGAGGTAAACACAACATGTTTCCATATgaagacggagggggggggggggggcaaactcATAGTGCTCATTATGGGATAGACAGAACCAACCTGAGgaaaagaagtgtgtgtgggtatacAGCCGGGGGAAGGTTAAGGGCTTTCAATAAGAATGTCCGAGGCTACACATCACATTGAGAGGACATAGATGGGGTGCACTTGTTTTCTAGGCTCAGGACCGCGCCGGCTCATGGCTGGgcggggttagggttggggagGTTACTCTGAGGGGCTGAACATGAACTTGTCCCGCAGGTGCAGCAGACGCGCAGGCGAGCGCACCCTGAGGGGCGCCAGTAGGGGCGTGGCCATGAGGGGCGAGCCCTCCAGGGATTGGGCGATGTAGTTGCGGAGGGAGCTCTTTACCTCGGCCGGCTTGCCCACGCCCACGATGATGAGCTTCCCGTCCTGCAGGCCCACCAGGGCGTGGCTCTGCTCCTTGGTGACCGACACGCAGCGCACGGGCAGGCGCATCGCCATGGGCGCCGAGCACAGCGCCAAGc includes the following:
- the LOC124474925 gene encoding C2 calcium-dependent domain-containing protein 6-like produces the protein MVYGSLGYGYSHQLIHPKKNLEGVVERSIFLRCLPPDHRKDSHFNVITPIPVPYTDFVGALLKRDAAGFTKTSIGLPGVPPLIMEMLEKRSRILQLHEDMEACQSSEEEVQFLEKLVMRKGPPSEATWRMNKTGKGLSKWKTASSKISNVMSFAHSAKPDMPDGCFHILGGCETGLSTRSHDGRDDREAPVTSQCDPSQCDP